The Periplaneta americana isolate PAMFEO1 chromosome 1, P.americana_PAMFEO1_priV1, whole genome shotgun sequence DNA segment ataccacctctttcgtctgtctctttcctttccgctgtaaagcgctcaggctctcctgggctctaaagcgcgcgcttgctcctatgggcatcagttgacatcactgctctatagTAATACTGGAGCAGTTTTCAGAGGGCGGTGCTCTTGTGTGACAGATGCAGCCGTTGTGGGTAGCAGTGCTGTGCGTGTGTGTGGCTGCAGTGGCGTGCCAGTCGTCCTGCATCCCCGACTACTGCGACCGTGTGGATTGCTCCACGCTGACCACCGCCCCGCCCTGCACCGGCGATGCCGTCCTCAAGCCACACGGCTCTCCCTGCGGCTGTTGTGATGCCTGCGTCCAGCCCCTCGGTGAGTCTGCCCTTACAAGTGTCACTAgcctaagccacatcggattcaaattctgatgccggattgaGTCCTTCTCAGTTTAGggagaacagagaggtagaactcaAACTGAGGAGGATTTAATCCGGCATcagaacttgaatccggtgtggcttagtggataaagcgtcagcacgtagagctgaaaacccgggttcgaattccggtgccggagagaatttttctccgttctacccattatTCACCAAAATCTTGTCGATTCTTGGATCTAAAGTAGATACTGCAAGACGGAGGGTGGCATCAACATCCATTCGGTTCCTATATTTTGTCTCAGGTACACAGAACAGCACAGGAAGTTGTTTCACAGAAATATATGGTTGAAAAAGTCACTAGTGATTTCAATGCTTTTCTTCTGAGATCGGGATATTCTCCAAATGCTGATAACCAAAACTGATTGAGTGGcttgttttttaatttagaatTAAGAGTTACATCAGATGAAAGTTCAGC contains these protein-coding regions:
- the LOC138706796 gene encoding uncharacterized protein; the protein is MQPLWVAVLCVCVAAVACQSSCIPDYCDRVDCSTLTTAPPCTGDAVLKPHGSPCGCCDACVQPLGEGQFCYFGDRTGGPAATGPCAEGLICDKRTNTCRKL